One window of the Carnobacterium maltaromaticum DSM 20342 genome contains the following:
- a CDS encoding Gfo/Idh/MocA family oxidoreductase, whose product MLTIAYIANGKSTNRYHLPFSTKLPNQIKVKTIYSRTDKNEWDKIEGVHYTTNIDDIFNDPEIQLVVVTTPSSLHYNYGKMILEHGKNALIEKPFTETSAEAKELFALAKEKNLLVQCYQNRRFDSDFLTVQKVIESGVLGEILEVEMHYDYFRPEVPESVTNYSKDTSYLYGHGCHTIDQVLSYFGNPEKIHYDVRQLLGKGRMNDYFDLDFYYGAMKVSVKSSYFRLKERPSFVVYGKKGSFVKQTKDRQEEHLKMFYMPNHADFGIDLPEHYGTLTYIDDEGIYHEEKVVSEVGDYSRVYEGLYETIINGKEKSVKDEETIRQLEILEEGTQSISN is encoded by the coding sequence ATGTTAACCATTGCCTATATAGCTAACGGGAAAAGCACAAACCGTTACCATTTGCCTTTTTCTACGAAATTACCGAATCAAATTAAGGTCAAAACTATTTATTCACGGACAGATAAAAATGAATGGGATAAGATTGAAGGAGTGCACTATACAACCAATATTGATGATATCTTTAATGATCCTGAAATTCAATTGGTTGTTGTTACCACACCAAGCTCGCTTCATTATAACTATGGAAAAATGATTTTAGAGCATGGTAAAAATGCTCTAATTGAAAAACCATTTACTGAAACATCCGCTGAAGCCAAGGAGCTATTTGCTTTAGCTAAAGAAAAAAACTTACTGGTACAATGTTACCAAAATCGTCGTTTTGATTCTGATTTTCTAACCGTTCAAAAGGTGATTGAAAGTGGTGTGTTAGGAGAAATTTTAGAGGTAGAAATGCACTACGACTATTTCAGACCAGAAGTGCCTGAAAGTGTAACTAACTATTCTAAGGATACTAGTTATCTGTATGGTCATGGGTGCCACACGATTGATCAAGTATTGTCTTATTTTGGCAATCCAGAAAAAATTCATTATGATGTTCGCCAGCTACTTGGTAAAGGTCGAATGAATGATTATTTCGATTTAGATTTTTATTATGGTGCAATGAAAGTATCTGTCAAATCTAGTTATTTCCGTTTAAAAGAACGTCCTAGTTTTGTGGTTTATGGAAAAAAAGGTAGCTTTGTAAAACAGACAAAAGACCGTCAAGAAGAGCATTTAAAGATGTTTTATATGCCTAACCATGCTGATTTTGGTATTGATTTGCCAGAACATTATGGTACATTAACCTATATTGACGATGAAGGAATCTATCATGAAGAAAAAGTTGTTTCTGAAGTAGGAGATTACAGCCGTGTATACGAAGGTCTGTATGAAACAATCATTAACGGCAAAGAGAAAAGTGTTAAGGACGAAGAAACGATTCGTCAATTAGAAATACTAGAAGAAGGTACTCAATCAATTAGCAACTAA
- the eutH gene encoding ethanolamine utilization protein EutH → MSINEIIMYIMVFFMILGAIDKCIGNKFGLGEQFEEGIMAMGALALSMIGIITLAPVLAKVLSPVVVPLYSALGADPAMFATTLLANDMGGFALAQQLAIDPQAGLFAGTILGAMMGPTLVFTIPVALGIIDKNDHKFLATGVLSGIITIPIGCLAGGLVAGFPIQMILMNLIPIVLVAAIIMLGLWFKPEAMIKGFTVFGKFVVIVAIIGLVVGAIQLLVGVTLIPGIEPITSGIEVVGGIALTLAGAFCFVFVITKVFKTPLMKLGKVLGMNEIAAAGLVATLANSIPMFQMMKDMDDRGKIINVAFAVSAAFVLGDHLGFTAGVAKEMIFPMMVGKLIGGVTAILVAVFMANRMLGKKTTEGAK, encoded by the coding sequence TTGAGTATTAATGAAATTATTATGTATATCATGGTTTTCTTTATGATTTTAGGAGCGATTGATAAATGTATTGGCAATAAGTTTGGTTTGGGAGAACAATTTGAAGAAGGTATCATGGCTATGGGTGCTTTGGCGCTATCAATGATCGGAATTATCACCTTAGCTCCAGTTTTAGCAAAGGTACTTAGCCCGGTAGTTGTACCGCTTTATAGTGCACTCGGAGCAGATCCAGCGATGTTTGCGACAACTTTACTAGCAAACGATATGGGTGGTTTTGCATTAGCTCAACAATTAGCAATCGATCCTCAAGCGGGTCTATTTGCTGGGACAATACTAGGTGCAATGATGGGACCAACTTTAGTCTTTACTATTCCAGTAGCATTAGGAATTATTGATAAAAATGACCATAAATTTTTAGCGACAGGTGTTTTATCAGGAATTATTACCATTCCAATCGGTTGTTTAGCCGGTGGTTTAGTAGCTGGTTTCCCAATTCAAATGATTTTAATGAATTTAATTCCAATCGTATTAGTGGCAGCAATCATTATGCTAGGCTTATGGTTTAAGCCAGAAGCGATGATTAAAGGCTTTACTGTTTTCGGGAAATTTGTAGTGATTGTAGCGATTATTGGTTTAGTTGTTGGAGCGATTCAACTATTAGTAGGAGTAACCTTAATTCCAGGAATCGAACCAATTACAAGTGGGATTGAAGTCGTTGGTGGTATTGCTTTAACCTTAGCAGGAGCATTCTGTTTTGTTTTTGTTATTACAAAGGTTTTCAAAACACCATTAATGAAATTAGGTAAAGTGTTAGGTATGAATGAAATTGCTGCAGCAGGTTTAGTTGCAACATTAGCTAATAGTATTCCAATGTTCCAAATGATGAAAGACATGGATGACCGTGGCAAGATTATCAACGTAGCGTTTGCTGTTTCAGCAGCCTTTGTATTAGGCGATCACTTAGGCTTTACAGCTGGTGTAGCGAAAGAAATGATCTTCCCAATGATGGTAGGTAAACTAATCGGTGGAGTCACAGCTATTTTAGTTGCAGTCTTTATGGCTAACCGCATGTTAGGCAAGAAAACAACAGAGGGAGCGAAATAA
- a CDS encoding DUF4947 domain-containing protein, whose protein sequence is MKKIIIACSLVLLMASGCSLTQKDESKKIKETDSELVHSSKKKRDRKKKSTTNESEKKDSSFQNQKEADSTQISEVLGNTFRPNPAEADEEVMYESDGEGQISAIIPDYSHYTKEQVIELLGEPSRVVTDSSEIQSRLEDNEWQLIKAEFEKGKLTEGQAKAFIFASADLGIAVGFNRYIELLVYEDQNKPNVYLTNGQVDFITPLTDYIEFNGKLQMD, encoded by the coding sequence ATGAAAAAAATAATTATTGCTTGTAGTTTAGTTCTTTTAATGGCCAGTGGATGTAGTTTAACACAGAAAGATGAATCAAAAAAAATTAAAGAGACTGATTCAGAGCTTGTCCACTCTAGCAAGAAAAAGCGAGATAGAAAAAAGAAATCTACTACTAATGAGAGTGAAAAAAAAGATTCCTCTTTTCAAAATCAAAAAGAAGCAGACTCTACACAAATTAGTGAAGTGTTGGGGAATACATTTAGGCCAAATCCTGCAGAGGCTGACGAAGAAGTGATGTATGAATCCGACGGAGAAGGACAAATAAGTGCTATAATTCCTGACTACTCTCATTATACAAAAGAACAAGTTATTGAGTTATTAGGAGAACCAAGTAGGGTTGTGACAGATAGTTCCGAGATACAAAGTCGGTTAGAAGACAATGAGTGGCAACTAATTAAAGCCGAATTTGAAAAAGGAAAGCTAACAGAAGGCCAAGCAAAAGCCTTTATATTTGCTAGCGCTGATTTAGGGATTGCAGTAGGCTTTAATCGATATATTGAATTATTAGTCTATGAAGATCAAAATAAACCCAATGTTTATCTAACAAACGGTCAAGTTGATTTTATAACTCCATTAACAGATTATATTGAGTTTAACGGAAAATTACAAATGGATTAA
- a CDS encoding helix-turn-helix domain-containing protein, with protein sequence MTKIPKITYQLKKEKSNESSTIKKNPITQELEDFAFNQVDPLSVLSSYYLNHQSADPIDSINEVPQLIEKKEITDAKYYIKMNLHRTITLDETAKKVFLSPYYFSKLFKAETGITFVAYVSQQKMVQATELLRHSDLSISQIAKSLGFNQTSYFSRIFKKEYAMTPKEFRSFSKR encoded by the coding sequence ATGACGAAGATACCTAAAATTACTTATCAATTAAAAAAAGAAAAATCAAATGAAAGCTCTACCATCAAAAAAAATCCAATCACACAAGAATTAGAAGACTTTGCCTTCAATCAAGTTGACCCTTTAAGCGTACTTAGCAGTTACTACCTAAATCATCAATCGGCTGACCCGATTGACTCTATAAATGAAGTCCCACAACTAATTGAGAAAAAAGAAATTACAGATGCAAAATACTACATTAAAATGAATTTGCATCGTACCATCACATTAGATGAAACAGCAAAAAAAGTCTTTTTAAGTCCTTATTACTTTAGTAAGCTTTTTAAAGCTGAAACAGGAATTACTTTTGTAGCCTATGTCAGTCAACAAAAAATGGTGCAAGCAACAGAATTATTACGTCATTCTGATTTAAGTATTAGTCAGATTGCTAAAAGTTTAGGCTTTAATCAAACAAGCTATTTTTCAAGAATTTTTAAGAAAGAATATGCCATGACGCCAAAAGAATTTAGAAGTTTTTCAAAACGTTAA
- a CDS encoding cupin domain-containing protein yields MLERIVREVIMEQMTKGKADTKTVDPSGVLSIKLPQLDVSEEDRLDTGKAGDVVYCKDLVNLSESPRLGCGLMVMKNTTFDWTLEYDEVDYIIEGQLDVLVGGRKISAGPGEIILIPKGSGIQFSVTGEARFIYVTYPADWQSQ; encoded by the coding sequence ATGTTAGAGCGCATAGTTCGTGAAGTGATTATGGAACAAATGACCAAAGGAAAAGCTGACACAAAAACAGTGGACCCAAGTGGTGTATTATCGATCAAATTGCCTCAATTAGACGTATCAGAAGAAGATCGTTTAGATACGGGTAAAGCAGGAGACGTTGTGTACTGTAAAGATTTAGTCAATTTATCAGAAAGCCCACGATTAGGTTGTGGGTTAATGGTGATGAAAAATACAACCTTTGATTGGACCTTAGAATATGATGAAGTTGATTACATTATTGAAGGACAATTAGATGTGTTAGTTGGAGGTCGTAAAATCTCTGCTGGACCTGGAGAAATTATTTTAATTCCTAAAGGTAGTGGCATTCAATTCTCAGTTACAGGTGAAGCGAGATTTATTTATGTGACCTACCCAGCTGATTGGCAATCACAGTAA